The following proteins are co-located in the Phytoactinopolyspora mesophila genome:
- the ettA gene encoding energy-dependent translational throttle protein EttA: MAEFIYVMRKARKAHGDKVILDDVTLAFLPGAKIGVVGPNGAGKSSVLKIMAGVDQPSNGEAYLTPGYTVGFLSQEPELDDAKTVLGNVEEGVAETKAMLDRFNEIAEQMATDYSDQLLNEMGKLQEQLDHRNAWDLDSQLEQAMDALRCPPADADVSVLSGGERRRVALCKLLLEQPDLLLLDEPTNHLDAESVQWLEQHLEKYPGTVVAVTHDRYFLDHVAGWIAEVDRGRVHGYEGNYTTYLENKQARLKVEGQKDAKRQRRLKDELEWVRSNAKGRQTKQRARLGRYEEMAAEADKTRKLDFDEIQIPPGPRLGQVVVETERLNKGFDDRPLIRDLSFSLPRNGIVGVIGPNGVGKTTLFKMIVGDESPDSGSLRVGDTVKLSYVDQTRAGIEPNKNVWEVVSDGLDHIKVGQVEMPSRAYIAAFGFKGPDQQKPAGVLSGGERNRLNLALTLKQGGNLILLDEPTNDLDVETLQSLENALLEFPGCAVITSHDRWFLDRVATHILAWEGDDEDPAKWFWFEGNFDAYEKNKIERLGAEAARPHRVTYRKLTRD; the protein is encoded by the coding sequence ATGGCGGAATTCATCTATGTGATGCGTAAGGCGCGTAAAGCGCACGGCGACAAGGTCATCCTCGACGACGTCACTTTGGCGTTCCTACCCGGTGCCAAGATCGGCGTGGTAGGACCCAACGGCGCCGGTAAGTCGAGCGTGCTCAAGATCATGGCCGGTGTCGATCAGCCCTCCAACGGCGAGGCTTATCTGACACCCGGTTACACGGTCGGTTTCCTGTCCCAAGAGCCGGAACTCGACGATGCCAAGACGGTTCTGGGCAACGTCGAGGAAGGCGTGGCGGAGACCAAGGCGATGCTCGACCGCTTCAACGAGATCGCCGAGCAGATGGCCACCGACTACTCAGACCAGCTCCTCAACGAGATGGGCAAGTTGCAGGAGCAGCTTGACCACCGCAACGCCTGGGATCTCGATTCGCAGCTCGAGCAGGCCATGGACGCACTGCGCTGTCCGCCTGCCGATGCGGATGTCAGTGTGCTCTCCGGCGGAGAGCGTCGCCGCGTCGCGCTGTGCAAGCTGCTGCTGGAGCAGCCTGACCTGTTGCTGCTCGACGAGCCCACCAACCACCTCGATGCTGAGAGCGTGCAGTGGCTGGAGCAGCACCTGGAGAAGTACCCGGGCACGGTGGTCGCGGTCACCCACGACCGGTACTTCCTCGACCACGTGGCCGGCTGGATCGCCGAGGTCGATCGTGGCCGGGTGCACGGCTACGAGGGGAACTACACGACCTACCTGGAGAACAAGCAGGCCAGGTTGAAGGTCGAGGGCCAGAAGGACGCGAAGCGGCAGCGGCGGCTGAAGGACGAGCTCGAATGGGTCCGGTCCAACGCCAAGGGGCGCCAGACCAAGCAGCGTGCCCGGCTCGGCCGCTACGAAGAGATGGCCGCCGAGGCGGACAAGACCCGCAAGCTCGACTTCGACGAGATCCAGATTCCGCCGGGTCCGCGGCTCGGGCAGGTAGTGGTCGAGACCGAACGGCTGAACAAGGGCTTCGACGACCGGCCGCTCATCCGCGACCTCTCGTTCTCGCTGCCCCGTAACGGGATCGTCGGTGTCATCGGACCGAACGGTGTTGGTAAGACCACGTTGTTCAAGATGATCGTCGGCGACGAGTCCCCGGACTCCGGGTCGTTGCGGGTCGGTGACACCGTGAAGCTGTCCTATGTCGACCAGACACGGGCCGGCATCGAGCCGAACAAGAACGTGTGGGAAGTCGTCTCCGACGGGCTGGACCACATCAAGGTCGGGCAGGTCGAGATGCCGAGCCGCGCCTACATCGCGGCGTTCGGCTTCAAGGGCCCGGATCAGCAGAAGCCGGCCGGCGTGCTCTCCGGTGGTGAGCGCAACCGGCTCAACCTCGCGCTCACCCTCAAACAGGGCGGGAACCTCATCCTGCTGGACGAGCCCACCAACGACCTCGACGTCGAGACACTGCAGTCGCTCGAGAACGCGTTGCTGGAGTTCCCTGGCTGCGCGGTGATCACCTCGCACGACCGCTGGTTCCTCGACCGCGTCGCCACGCACATTCTCGCCTGGGAAGGCGACGACGAAGACCCAGCCAAGTGGTTCTGGTTCGAGGGTAACTTCGACGCCTACGAGAAGAACAAGATCGAGCGGCTCGGCGCCGAAGCGGCCCGTCCCCACCGGGTGACGTACCGCAAGCTCACCCGCGACTGA
- a CDS encoding single-stranded DNA-binding protein, with the protein MAAATLTVTGNIATKVARERKKDTGEPWVHFRIACNERRYDSRTGTWLDGEPSFYTVVCWQSQLAKNADASLKKGDPVIVHGKVKVREWRDDNNVQRYTTEITATSIGHDLFRGVSAFHKNLRASQSSPDAEEVKEKLSTYVVDANGVDRASGEVVPALASTDDSEWAERNAAGWATPEADDATLGAGVNSAEPGAGAAPQSGPDEESESGDDESGELAGVGLAA; encoded by the coding sequence ATGGCCGCTGCAACCTTGACCGTCACCGGGAACATCGCCACGAAGGTGGCGCGGGAGCGCAAGAAAGACACCGGCGAGCCGTGGGTGCATTTCCGTATCGCATGCAACGAGCGTCGCTACGACAGCCGGACCGGAACGTGGCTCGACGGTGAACCGTCGTTCTACACCGTTGTGTGCTGGCAGTCGCAATTGGCCAAGAACGCCGACGCCTCGTTGAAGAAGGGGGATCCGGTCATCGTGCACGGCAAGGTCAAAGTCCGGGAGTGGCGCGACGACAACAACGTCCAGCGCTATACCACCGAGATCACCGCCACCTCTATCGGTCACGACCTGTTCCGTGGTGTCTCCGCGTTTCACAAGAACCTGCGTGCATCGCAGTCTTCGCCGGATGCCGAAGAGGTCAAGGAGAAGCTGTCCACCTATGTGGTGGACGCGAACGGAGTGGACCGGGCAAGTGGTGAGGTGGTGCCGGCGCTGGCGAGTACCGATGACAGCGAGTGGGCCGAGCGCAACGCCGCGGGGTGGGCAACGCCTGAGGCCGACGACGCGACGCTCGGAGCCGGCGTGAACTCTGCTGAGCCGGGCGCCGGCGCCGCGCCGCAGTCGGGCCCGGACGAGGAATCCGAGTCCGGCGACGACGAATCGGGAGAGCTGGCCGGGGTCGGACTGGCAGCCTGA